A DNA window from Streptomyces sp. CA-278952 contains the following coding sequences:
- a CDS encoding HIT family protein — MLIGMTSEPEQQIGVGTPDAFQRLWTPHRMAYIQGENKPSGPGAEDGCPFCSIPAKSDEDGLLVARGEHVYAVLNLYPYNGGHLMVVPYRHVADYTELDGPETAELADFTKRAMVALRAASGAHGFNIGMNQGSVAGAGIAAHLHQHLVPRWGGDANFMPVIGHTRVLPQLLGDTRAMLADAWPQGELPAR; from the coding sequence ATGCTGATCGGCATGACGAGTGAGCCGGAGCAGCAGATCGGCGTGGGGACGCCCGACGCATTCCAGCGCCTGTGGACTCCCCACCGGATGGCGTACATCCAGGGCGAGAACAAGCCGAGCGGCCCGGGCGCCGAGGACGGTTGTCCGTTCTGTTCGATCCCCGCGAAATCCGATGAGGACGGGCTCCTCGTGGCGCGCGGCGAGCACGTCTACGCGGTGCTGAACCTGTACCCGTACAACGGTGGTCACCTCATGGTCGTCCCCTACCGTCATGTGGCCGACTACACCGAACTGGACGGCCCGGAGACGGCGGAGCTGGCGGACTTCACCAAGCGGGCGATGGTCGCGCTGCGGGCGGCCTCCGGGGCGCACGGCTTCAACATCGGCATGAACCAGGGCTCCGTGGCCGGCGCCGGGATCGCCGCGCATCTGCACCAGCATCTGGTACCGCGCTGGGGTGGGGACGCCAACTTCATGCCCGTCATCGGCCACACCAGGGTGCTGCCCCAGCTGCTGGGCGACACCCGGGCGATGCTGGCCGACGCCTGGCCGCAGGGCGAGCTGCCTGCCCGCTGA